TCCACGTTTCACTTGATGATTAGCAAGATCTCCTGTAttttacatggaaaaaaaatattggttctGCAATAATCAACAGTGGAGTGTTAACCCAGTCAAAAACTCCAGCCTTTTTATGTCAATGGTGTTAATAACATGGAGTTGATCATGGCCTAAATGCGGAGTAGACAAAACATATATGAAACCAAGAGCTAAACTGCGAACTGGGAATCTTCTCACACTGAACTGCTTCATATGAATTTCAGcagcaaaaaaaagagaagttttGCAAGCGGCAAGATATTTCAGCAGCTGCAACAGTAATTTTCAGCACCAGCAAGCAGCAGTTTTCAGCAGGAAAAAACAGAAATTTTCAGCACCAAAAAGCAGAATTTTTCAGCTATAACAAGCAACAATTTTCATAAGCCAGCAACAGCATATTTCAGCACCAACACCAAGCAGTTCCCAACAACAGCAAAGCAGAAGATTTGAGCAGAGCAGCAACAATCTGTTTTCAGCAATAGTAAGAAACATTTCAGCAAGCCAACGAACAGCCATGTTCCATCACtgaattgaaataaaaaatcacTCACCAATAGCAGTTAATCATCCAATGTTGAAAATACATACATGGGTCCATTTGTGGTCAAATATTGTGGAGATAACAACTATGTTATTAATGGACATGAATAAATCTTTGAATGCCACTAAACCAACCTAGAGCAAGTTTAAGCAATACTGCAACTGTGCAAGAGCAAAGTTTCGACGGACGAAATCCGCTTTATCACCCAAAGAGCAATTTGTACAGAAATCGACTCCAGGCGAGTCGTGCTCGATGAAGTCCAGTGACTGGGCATCTCCGGCGGAAGCTGGCTGGTCGCATCAGGCCTTTGTTGCCTGCATGTTACCAGATGGCTTGGGTGGCCGGGACAGGGTGGCACCAATCCGACATAGGGGAAGGCGGCTGCAAGACGCGACGGGGCAGAGGGCCAATTGGAGGCGAATCGGGTGGCTGGCTGAATCGAAGCGGTGTTGGTGCTTGGGGAGCGCACCTGGCTAGGTGGAGATGGGACTGGTGCTGCCGGAACACGTGCCGCTTCTGGAAAAAATGCCGACGCGGGGTAGCTTGGGGGAGCGATGGCTGCTTTCCCAACAGCTGCAGGGAAGATAAAGCTGGCGGAACGGATCTACTCACCGGCAGACGAGGGCGCGAAGAAGAGCCTAGCGGGATTATTTTCGCCCAACATGCGCGAAGAGACTGCGATAGAAGGATTGGACGCCGCGCCTCTCCCCTACAAGTCGAGAGCGATATACACGGGATTAGAAATGCTAAATTTTTAGGGGTGGTTTACGTCTACTGTTGGAGAGATTTTTCATGCAAAACCCCTTAATTTGGTAATGGGAGTAGTATAAGGGAGCTGTTGGTCATGCTCTAAGGTTACTTTAACTACCAACAATCCTCACTGCCTAGAAAAATAGACTGCTGAGTCCCTAACCAATCACATTATGACGTTATCTATTTGAGATGACAGGCTCTGAGGTCATTTTGCTAACAACAGAAACACCTGTAGTGATGAGCCTTAGAGCATAGCCTAGTCCCAGGTTAACACATGACGCTATAAATCTGTACTAGCTCGCTTCAATCCAGTcaacacaataaaataaaaaaaaaaacccaagtaGAGATAAGAAATTGTTGAAATAGAATAAAGTGGAACATTCGTTCTCATCTATTTTAGTGTATCTATTTTAATCCAAAACCAAGTATCAATTTTCATACTTTTATACCTGTCTGCTGTTTAGTTGGTTGTTACTACAGTTGTACCTCCAAAAAGATAAGCAATACCCTTATGACATAAAGCATTTTCAACCAACAAGTTTCTCTATAAACAAATGGAAATGAATAAGTGAAGTTTCCAACTTTTAGCAACTTTTAGCATGAGCATACTCATAGTATGGCCAAGCAATCGATATGTTTTAACCAATTCATCTGCAGCCAGCCACATTCACGTTGTCACGTTCAACAGATATGGACATGCCATTGCAagccaacataaaaaaaaaaactctaacaGAATACACCATCTAAATTTTGTTGCAAGCGCAAGCAGCAGTTTTATGAGTAGTGGAGAACAGGAATTCGTGAGACCTCGCCACCAAATTTACCAAAGTTCCTTTCAAAATCCCTCCATCAAGAGTGGGATGTAAGAGAATTCTGCATTGATGAACTTTTAACAAAAGGGTAGGTAACTAGATATTCTAGCAAATGAAGACCATGCGGCTTAGCATGGATTGAAGAACAAGGGCAGATACTTGGTTCACTGTCAAAACATTACAAGATAAATAACTATTCAACCCTACAGTCCAGTCTGTCCAGATAGTAATTAGTGGTGCAATCCTTTAGATTTTGGTCAGCGGTCATACTGTCCCCATTATAAATTTTCTAGACAAGTCGATGGGGGTTGACAACTAATAGTTAATTTccataaacataataaaacaaACCAGGATACTCTGACACTCTGTTAGTCTGTTGTACGACAATTTCGTTAACAATCAGCACACTACTACCACAAGAAAAATACAGGTGTTCCTTTTATTTCGTAGGAAGAGAAGATAGTGGTAATGAATTTCATATGAGGGCGTAGGCTCTCGGCTCTCAGCACACTAATTTTTTTGTAACGATCACTAGAATTACAGAACTCCACTAAACTACTAAAGTGTCATGAAAGTGCTTGTTGTTTCCAGATTTCTTGCAGGAACTCCCAGCTTATGAGCCCACTGCACGCATGGCAATATCCACACAAGTTAACCACACAAATGAAGAAGTAATCACCTGAACTCCGGCCCTTCATACTTGTCTTCCCCAGCGTCGCACTCGCCAGCAAACGGGTGGTAACAAACAGCAGTAACATCATAGTCAGCAGAGCCGCCATCACCTTCAGCTGCAAACGCGCGGCAATCGAACCGCATCACCGGCTTCACATCAGGCTTACTGACGAACACCTTCATGAGCGCGTCCCTGGGCAGGGGCTCCTCCCCTTCGAACCGCAGCGGCGCGAGCACCGCCGACACGAGGACCTCCTCGGAAGCATCCCGGCGGCGCAGGAGCACCTCCTGCCCGCGCGGCGCGTCCGACACGGTGGAGAAATCAGGAATGTCCTGCGAGAACGAGGGGGGAGTGAGTGGCGCTGGATTTGGGGGCGAGGCAGCATGCGGTGGTGGGTACCTGGGATTGGAgcgacggaggagaggaggagggggaggaggagagctcaTGAGCGATctcggcgcggacggcggccagcacgccgccgtcgttggcgccgccgcggcggagggcggaCGCGGCCAGGCGGCGCAGCGACATCACGCAGGAATCGGTAGCGAGCTTTCGGTCGGTCCACGGACCAAATACTACAGTAGAAGGCCCAGAAATGAAATGGACCAAGCCTGAAAGGCCCAGCCTTGAGAGTCCGTGAAAGGAAAAAGTagaccgaaggtccctcaacttgtcatcgaatacAACGCATTTCTTAACTTACAAAATCGCCTCTAACCttaaaaccagatacaacacatccctcaacttataaaatcAGTACAAACTAGGTCTCTCggtttgactccggttttatccAACGTGGCAGTTGACACAGCGTGGGACTCACcatgtcagcctcttcttcccctcccatTTCCACCTCTCATCCTCTCaagcaggtggtggtggcgaagTCGGTGGACGGCGAGGCGATGAGAAGGTACGGGCTGTTCATGTGGCACGCCCGCGGCGACCTCGCGGCGCGAAGGACATGTTCACCCGCGCCATCAACGAGGAGCCATGGCGGCCGTCCATGTCGACGGGATCTAGTGCCCGCGCCGTCGGAgatggcagtggcggcggcgtgggggaggCCCTCCTACTCCcgcgtcgtcatcgccgccgcctcgtcgcccgtcGTCACGTTGTCGCCGCTGttgtcgcctcgccgccggacTCCCGCCTCCCCTACCAGCCTCCTCCCTACCCACAGGCTACGCTGCCagggaaagaaaagaagaggagagagagaggaagaaaggtggagaggggagaggaagaagaggctggcatgtgggacccacgtgggtcccacgctgagttaGCTGCCACATCGaacaaaaccggagtcaaaactgccgagggacctagtttgcactAATATTGTAAGTCGAGGGATGCGTTGTATCAGTTTTTGCAGttcaaggacgattttgtaactcgatgacaagttgagggaccttcgatgTAATTTTCCCTccgtaaaaactaaaaaaatatcatgggCCATGAAAACATTTCAGTCTCACTTTTTATCTGAAAATATTGTGTGAGGGATTAAGACCACTCGCCCTCCCTCAACTTTAGTTGAGTTTGATTTTACATCCCATATactcaataccagaaatcttcaccccaaactatacaaaaccatgCAAGTTGGATCCCATGACAATTTAGACCTCATTTTCCGCTGCTTTCACTTAAGTGGCACATGCTCGTGCCCACTTGTTAGCCTCAAAAGAGAAGGAGATTGGTGTAGTAGGTAAGGGGGGCGCATGAGTAGTACGCACAAGGTGTGGTGGTGGCTGGGAGGAagtagagatggcaatgggtaCCCataacccgagacccgacgggTTTTTACTCTATTAGGAGCTAATTGTGTTCTAACTCTTATACCCTGGGTCTACTAACGGGCGAAAACTCTTACCCATTGGGTATGTGGGTATGGGTCCGTTCTTTACCCACCCATACCCACCAACCCGTGGGTAGAAAAAACCCGTTCATTGAGCCTAAAACTATGAGCAATATAACTCTCGACGACTACTAAATCATAGCATAAAACTCCTTTCACATCTTAAAGCATTGCTTAGTCTAgttatatgaaattattattcgATTTCTTGATTATGTAATGTGGTtgttgttgacagaaaacacgaggcctgggagatctgcttaactccagtgcaggtccaaagctcgccttcgaatgtatgaacgtgccagttgatttgatcctgtaatcaacaagaaatagaagcaaagaaaccgcagttaaatctataaatgatagccgattggctaggtgccgatgacatatcatttatctttgagccgatgtcgtatatgcatcgatcgacagtcattaataaataagaaaggactgaatctactcgatcggttgtagatattaccaatatataatctttatatcgatatatacttaaatcaagtgattgggatagatcggtcgccatgccgagacagtataaatcacttagatcgaaatatatattaatgatgagactatatacgttcatagcatagccgatcagatagatctagcatgtatcggctaatactctgataccactctatattaagatattaaagcaagtagaatatactaaacaaaagcctaatatacttaaatgcagcaagatcttaacgtaaagggcagatttaacatgccaatcaagcatataggataaaaagtagttaaatcaggtaagatcggctgaaactccgatactaccctaatcagcaaccaagaagagggctagagattgagattctaatcacgactcataagatcaaacttaactgatgcagctataagtatgaaaagaaggacaatatctagacaatcaagccgttggatgtgtcatagagtggtagatatcctatataatctaagtcaacatcggtatttaacctaatcggctacctTCTATTGAcggatgttagccgattataggttGGATATCGATATTGCTAAGGATTAtgtaggatatatgataactcgacgagttacataaacaagattagagtgtcataaagatggaagcactaatcccgagaacgcaagccgccataacaagttttacctcttgttgaagatcgaaaccgatgcagctcaacccgaaagcaagaactcgtcgaaataaaactaaagcaaaaaaggtggcgatgcaccgagattgtattgaacgtgtgtgtgaaaagttacatagggctcgggtctatttatacccgaaaattacaagatatgtccataacggacacgacaattatctctaacaaactctaagataccataagtctttgcggtagacttttgcccaagcatatctctaaggaaattacataaaacatcctaattaatagatacaattgccttctcaggactctatccatgtgcggcaatcaccttgaagcacctcaattcaacccgatgtcatacatcaagttgcattgtcggaatcggctgcatcgacttacctagcccgactcagacccagccgatcctaatcgtagccgatctggactccagccgattcctgctctgtttcccaactcgatctccgcctccgactttgcttcgatctaatcttctttcccgatgccgatattaccaaatttggttgttaacacatgccccccaagtccggaatatttgatAATATTTCGGATTTGCTGTAaatcgactccgagcaagtttcgcactttgCCGTTTTCGGACTGTTACTgccgtgctttaaatactaaccgttaccctcgagaaatctcacaccgtccTCCTCCGTTTTCACCACTGAAACCAACTTTGCCCTTTCTCTCTTCGGCGATCTCCCCGACGCGCAAGGCGATCCACAGGTGATTTCGTTCCCGACCAAATCTCCGCCCGCGGCGATGTCGTCGTCCACCAGCCCTTCTACTGCGCCATCGgccgagtacgctgaggtaaAGTCCTCACCAGCTAGATCCCTTTTCCTCGCATGAAATCgatttctccttttctcctcaTGTTTTCTGCTTCTCAATTCCTTTGGATTTGCAGCACCTTTCCAACCTAGTCGCGATTCCCAGCCTTTCACACAAAAACTACTATtttcttggcccaatcggcaatctcGACCTGTAACACCCCAGCCCGTTTGAAGCCTAGTAGTGTGTGTTTGGCCCATGTGGCCCAGAAGTGGATGTGTAGTggtggtttagtaccaccttggaaGTTTAGGTGGGTGAGGGCCTGCTTATAAGCCTTGGTGTTCCAACCATGGTATCCCCGGGTTACACGAAGtgaggacgaaagtgtaagcgGGATACCATGCGAACGTGGGTCCGCTCAACGTGTAGAGCGGACTAATGCGGATTTTGGAGGCAGGGTGTtacagttggtatcagagcataaACCTCTGCTGTATGATGCATGTGCTTTGGGCCATGGTCTGCACCAGAGGGGGTTCTGGGCCTCTGCCGTGTAAACGGTGAGCTGCTGGGGCGTCAGCCCTTAAGGGGGGGGATGCATGTGCTTTGGGCCATGGTCTGCACCAGAGGGGGTTCTGGGCCTCTGCCGTGTAAACGGTGAGCTGCTGGGGCGTCAGCCcttaaggggggggggggttgaatgTAACACCCCAGCCCGTTTGAAGCCTAGTAGTGTGTGTTTGGCCCATGTGGCCCAAAAGTGGATGTGTAGTggtggtttagtaccaccttggaaGTTTAGGTGGGTGAGGGCCTGCTTATAAGCCTTGGTGTTCCAACCATGGTATCCCCGGGTTAACCtttttacacgaagcgaggacgaaagtgtaagcgGGATACCATGCGAACGTGGGTCCGCTCAACGTGTAGAGCGGACTAATGCGGATTATGGAGGCAGGGTGTTACACGACCCCACTGATTTCATCATCGGTGAAACTAACCGGATCCCCTTTAGACTAGCCAACCCTAACctgggtcactggaagaataccttcaagtcttggccatctctcgaaAAACCTACTCCTGATAAGAAAACCTACTCCTGATAAGAGCTGGACCACCTGGTACCAAACCTACTCCTGATAAGAGCTGGACCACCTGGTACCAACGCgtatcggctagtaagaaagttcactgggatgaaattggaatcggccaagcactcgctctcaccatagccaattctgctaaggatgaacctctgatggctgccgccacctacttctggtccaacaccatcaatgctttcttattcaaccaagggtcgatgactccaactttaatcgacatcaccatgattactggattagatgtaacttcatcggctaacgctatgagcatgaacaccaagaaccaattcgacttcaagaccaaaagcatatgtggctggtctggctatgtggcagcatatatgggccaagggTCTGTTAcccctcgagagcatgtagctttcttgctTATGTGGCTGGAAAAATTCCTCTTCCGTGTATCTagttgtggccctacaaccaactgaCAATTCGTAGCCGAAGCCTtagaatcaaagaaagaatttcctttgggcaaaatccttctcggctatctgtaccaaatgttgaacaatgcatcggctaaaatagccgtcggctcaatagttggagcaggtggaccatggtggctgctgcaaacttggttaaacctgGTAAtcatgaaggttgtcaatcggccctctgtgacagaagctgaattcccattGCCAGAGCCGATTGTGGAAGATGACGGAGAAGAGCGCACCCatcgcagatgcatgtcatatggagaatatgcatccacaccaactGATGCTGGAGCGAAGCTATCGGCTGAGTTActcaaggactggttctgcagcttctacGAAGGTTTTAAGAAAGATGCACGAATCTGGTTTTCCTACGAAGACTCAGCAGACCTTGAACTTCcatcagactttagatttgaagacattaaccatgaaaaattccaaaaatccagaGAAATTCTTatagctgcaatcagcccatgcatcctccCTGTCGGCATTCaccaaggaagaaacatccaagtttCCTACGAGTTttatcacccaatgagctcggccagacaacttggattgggccaactcccaatcggcttattctttacCGACAAAATTCAGTGCCGAGGACAAATCACTTCCactctaatgatggatcggctacttAACCTACCAGGACCCCCTCTGGGCAGTATTGATAATATTGAGTTGGCAAgatttagaagcaaaaactttgacagatggtggggcgaatggaagttgcatctatttcatcaatcggcttcaatgtatatgacagatctattccctgaCGTCATGCCCCAGGTAAACTTTGTCATTACTAAATTGCATAACTAGTTAGCCGATTCATTACTTGACTGACCTCTTGCTcctgttttgcagacaacagagtcctcccctcctcatcaaagtAATAGTGGCAAGAACATTGAATATGCTTCAGGTCTAATTCCGAATGGAGGTGGATTATCTCCCCCTTtcatcggctaccatgcccccaagacttcaactctcCTTCACGGCCTAACTagggaaccagccgatgcaggcaagaaaaggaaaaccagatcatcaGCCATGAGTACCTTAGCCTTGGCTCcaaagaaaaagaccaaattcAAGAAAACTCA
The nucleotide sequence above comes from Oryza glaberrima chromosome 11, OglaRS2, whole genome shotgun sequence. Encoded proteins:
- the LOC127755509 gene encoding uncharacterized protein LOC127755509 isoform X5 → MSLRRLAASALRRGGANDGGVLAAVRAEIAHELSSSPSSSPPSLQSQDIPDFSTVSDAPRGQEVLLRRRDASEEVLVSAVLAPLRFEGEEPLPRDALMKVFVSKPDVKPVMRFDCRAFAAEGDGGSADYDVTAVCYHPFAGECDAGEDKYEGPEFRGEARRPILLSQSLRACWAKIIPLGSSSRPRLPEILLIIK
- the LOC127755509 gene encoding uncharacterized protein LOC127755509 isoform X1, producing the protein MSLRRLAASALRRGGANDGGVLAAVRAEIAHELSSSPSSSPPSLQSQDIPDFSTVSDAPRGQEVLLRRRDASEEVLVSAVLAPLRFEGEEPLPRDALMKVFVSKPDVKPVMRFDCRAFAAEGDGGSADYDVTAVCYHPFAGECDAGEDKYEGPEFRGEARRPILLSQSLRACWAKIIPLGSSSRPRLPVSRSVPPALSSLQLLGKQPSLPQATPRRHFFQKRHVFRQHQSHLHLARCAPQAPTPLRFSQPPDSPPIGPLPRRVLQPPSPMSDWCHPVPATQAIW
- the LOC127755509 gene encoding uncharacterized protein LOC127755509 isoform X6, coding for MSLRRLAASALRRGGANDGGVLAAVRAEIAHELSSSPSSSPPSLQSQDIPDFSTVSDAPRGQEVLLRRRDASEEVLVSAVLAPLRFEGEEPLPRDALMKVFVSKPDVKPVMRFDCRAFAAEGDGGSADYDVTAVCYHPFAGECDAGEDKYEGPEFRRSC
- the LOC127755509 gene encoding uncharacterized protein LOC127755509 isoform X4, producing the protein MSLRRLAASALRRGGANDGGVLAAVRAEIAHELSSSPSSSPPSLQSQDIPDFSTVSDAPRGQEVLLRRRDASEEVLVSAVLAPLRFEGEEPLPRDALMKVFVSKPDVKPVMRFDCRAFAAEGDGGSADYDVTAVCYHPFAGECDAGEDKYEGPEFRGEARRPILLSQSLRACWAKIIPLGSSSRPRLPKFGSAVTGCIERVYGGKRR
- the LOC127755509 gene encoding uncharacterized protein LOC127755509 isoform X2, producing MSLRRLAASALRRGGANDGGVLAAVRAEIAHELSSSPSSSPPSLQSQDIPDFSTVSDAPRGQEVLLRRRDASEEVLVSAVLAPLRFEGEEPLPRDALMKVFVSKPDVKPVMRFDCRAFAAEGDGGSADYDVTAVCYHPFAGECDAGEDKYEGPEFRGEARRPILLSQSLRACWAKIIPLGSSSRPRLPKRHVFRQHQSHLHLARCAPQAPTPLRFSQPPDSPPIGPLPRRVLQPPSPMSDWCHPVPATQAIW
- the LOC127755509 gene encoding uncharacterized protein At2g39790, mitochondrial-like isoform X3, translating into MSLRRLAASALRRGGANDGGVLAAVRAEIAHELSSSPSSSPPSLQSQDIPDFSTVSDAPRGQEVLLRRRDASEEVLVSAVLAPLRFEGEEPLPRDALMKVFVSKPDVKPVMRFDCRAFAAEGDGGSADYDVTAVCYHPFAGECDAGEDKYEGPEFRNLDPQLQVALKGYMVARGVNSKLASLLHHHLVEKERWQYMNWLKTLEEMFSKDH